A genomic segment from Armatimonadota bacterium encodes:
- a CDS encoding CRISPR-associated protein Csx11 has translation MSAFTAPDKLREHRSLLLAMECVGWFHMLGKCRAEFLRKYGGQKTDYDDLRWFAKESPPFPWDDLLSWLRRAYPQLGGLNPWPESFTEFVEKHRESNSGLLGLLQAGHGMASGIEKQSYAENTVRYLAQDATHMWIASPFGQPRRNLLADPPDVLTASGWARLVGEARRVLEELQQLGSNKNTNLDTWWNWRDSAIGPRAFIRSALASTVAETRLPNNDVTVWDQSYVAAALFKSAVAGVILEGSALPWSDGRIKHKTRWRLLTVGMGADHYEARAVRIGDWTGARLALDRFFSDVRRLVEVDLAVGSVLYVDGSMHVFSFPGERDDGGGAIEESEWRDWLRGEIDGLARKLDLETPPHCDLSAPTRSLVPMTNAITATRCRLALPVHRPWTVAPSGPATPGHTCPVCLVRPNGDPTDKQKPCAPCRDRRNHRLRAWLEGQLGDDTIWITEVADGNDRLALLTLSLDIEPWLDGTRVDALRAQAAPEWRRHNQVLGNTANPVDTDRPFESLIQYVKSQLGAFNRKDPVLSSLQEGYRHESDWRTFFSKIVEDRAKAPAWDELDDSGRARWIVHQLFRKLPSPGRVYRFWRESEAFFGRLLARFREEAAADANRWRVRRLELEAGNGSSTVWQEGEVYNGRLGEAPVSVLYREGRFVTVCNLSRLLRNEAAADGLRGKVVELRGDDHDQVMELVVNRIREVPSRLGTYHPVIPLELSPLRFRVLVPLEAASRCVDLAYNNWKQEMSRVWDRLPLRIGVVAFPRMVPFQAVIEAARSLEHILHAAADEIWRVAEREVREGVVSLRLVRPDGETELRAVPVSLPDGRRDVFYPYVRVSDRRLRAPLDFGNPQDGRIYRHVQDVWPGDGMVVAPARIATVFLESTGRRFEPVLPRPLAAWDRMQDVWRLLERSGPSQAALRGAWSELAERAEAWRGPDGGWLPGGREAWLALARALLGERLDVGGAALDHLVEAAADGTLEWAIEWHVVTLKQRIREVAHA, from the coding sequence CTCCCTCCTCCTCGCTATGGAGTGCGTGGGCTGGTTCCACATGCTGGGTAAGTGCCGCGCCGAGTTCCTTCGTAAATACGGAGGCCAGAAGACAGATTACGACGACCTGCGTTGGTTTGCCAAGGAATCGCCACCGTTCCCGTGGGACGACCTCCTCAGCTGGTTGAGGAGAGCCTATCCTCAGCTAGGCGGTCTGAACCCGTGGCCAGAGAGCTTCACGGAGTTTGTTGAGAAGCATCGCGAGAGCAACTCCGGCCTCCTCGGCCTGCTGCAAGCAGGGCACGGGATGGCCTCGGGGATCGAGAAGCAGAGCTACGCTGAGAACACTGTCAGGTATCTCGCCCAGGACGCGACCCACATGTGGATCGCCTCTCCGTTCGGCCAGCCGCGGCGGAACCTCCTAGCAGACCCGCCCGACGTGCTCACAGCCAGTGGCTGGGCGCGGCTCGTCGGCGAAGCCCGCCGGGTGCTGGAAGAGCTTCAACAACTGGGCAGCAACAAAAACACGAATCTCGATACCTGGTGGAACTGGCGGGACAGCGCGATTGGGCCGCGGGCCTTCATTCGCTCGGCGCTCGCCTCGACTGTCGCCGAGACCAGGCTTCCGAACAACGACGTAACGGTCTGGGACCAGTCCTACGTCGCCGCAGCGCTGTTCAAGAGCGCCGTGGCCGGTGTGATCCTCGAGGGCTCGGCCCTCCCCTGGTCTGACGGCAGGATCAAGCACAAGACCCGTTGGCGCCTCCTCACCGTGGGCATGGGTGCGGACCACTACGAGGCGCGGGCCGTGCGAATCGGCGACTGGACCGGGGCACGCCTTGCTCTGGACAGGTTCTTCTCGGACGTCCGCCGGCTCGTGGAAGTGGATCTTGCCGTCGGTTCGGTGCTCTACGTCGATGGTTCGATGCACGTGTTCTCGTTCCCGGGCGAACGGGACGATGGCGGCGGAGCAATCGAGGAGAGCGAGTGGCGGGACTGGCTAAGGGGAGAGATCGACGGACTCGCTCGGAAGCTCGATTTGGAGACGCCCCCGCACTGCGACCTGAGCGCTCCCACACGGTCGCTGGTGCCGATGACGAACGCGATCACCGCGACACGCTGCCGGCTCGCGTTGCCGGTTCACCGACCGTGGACCGTTGCCCCGAGTGGACCAGCGACACCCGGCCACACGTGCCCCGTCTGTCTCGTGCGCCCGAACGGAGATCCGACGGACAAGCAGAAGCCCTGTGCTCCGTGCCGTGACCGTCGCAATCACCGTCTCCGGGCATGGCTCGAGGGGCAGCTCGGCGACGACACCATCTGGATTACTGAAGTGGCGGATGGGAACGATCGGCTGGCACTTCTCACACTGAGCCTCGACATCGAACCGTGGCTCGACGGCACGCGGGTCGACGCATTGCGCGCCCAGGCGGCTCCCGAATGGCGGCGCCACAACCAGGTCCTGGGGAACACCGCGAACCCGGTTGACACGGACCGGCCCTTCGAGAGCCTCATTCAGTATGTCAAGAGTCAGCTCGGTGCGTTCAACCGAAAAGACCCGGTGTTGAGCAGCCTCCAGGAGGGCTACCGCCACGAGAGCGACTGGCGGACGTTCTTCTCGAAGATCGTCGAGGACCGTGCGAAGGCCCCAGCCTGGGACGAGCTGGATGACAGCGGGCGCGCCCGCTGGATCGTGCACCAGCTCTTCCGCAAGCTACCGTCGCCGGGCCGCGTGTATCGATTCTGGCGGGAAAGCGAGGCGTTCTTCGGTCGGCTTCTCGCACGTTTTCGCGAGGAGGCCGCGGCCGACGCGAATCGGTGGCGGGTGCGACGTCTCGAACTCGAGGCTGGCAACGGGTCCAGTACGGTCTGGCAGGAAGGGGAGGTATACAACGGCCGGCTGGGCGAGGCACCGGTGAGCGTGCTGTACCGGGAGGGCCGATTCGTCACAGTTTGCAACTTGTCTCGGCTGCTCCGCAACGAAGCGGCGGCCGATGGCCTTCGAGGAAAGGTAGTCGAGTTGCGCGGTGACGACCATGACCAGGTGATGGAGCTCGTGGTCAACCGCATTCGCGAGGTGCCGAGCAGACTCGGCACCTACCATCCCGTTATCCCTCTTGAGCTGAGCCCCTTGCGCTTCCGCGTCCTCGTGCCGCTCGAAGCAGCGTCGCGGTGCGTGGACCTTGCCTACAACAATTGGAAGCAGGAGATGTCGCGTGTATGGGACCGGCTGCCGCTGCGGATCGGGGTCGTTGCCTTTCCCCGCATGGTGCCGTTCCAGGCCGTAATCGAGGCGGCGCGGTCACTGGAGCACATTCTGCACGCGGCAGCGGACGAGATCTGGCGAGTAGCCGAGCGCGAGGTGCGCGAAGGGGTCGTCAGCCTCCGCCTCGTCCGCCCCGACGGGGAGACCGAGCTCCGTGCCGTTCCCGTCAGCCTGCCCGATGGGCGCCGCGACGTGTTCTACCCGTACGTCCGAGTGAGTGATCGGCGCCTTCGCGCACCGCTCGACTTCGGGAATCCGCAGGACGGCCGGATCTACCGCCACGTGCAGGATGTATGGCCTGGTGATGGCATGGTCGTCGCTCCCGCTCGCATCGCCACCGTGTTCCTCGAAAGCACTGGGCGGCGCTTCGAGCCGGTCCTGCCCCGCCCGCTCGCGGCCTGGGACCGCATGCAGGACGTCTGGCGCCTCCTTGAGCGCTCGGGGCCCAGCCAGGCGGCGCTTCGTGGGGCGTGGTCGGAACTCGCCGAGCGTGCCGAGGCGTGGCGTGGGCCCGATGGCGGTTGGCTTCCCGGCGGACGCGAAGCTTGGCTCGCGCTCGCCCGCGCGCTGCTCGGAGAGCGCCTCGATGTTGGCGGCGCTGCGCTCGACCACCTCGTCGAGGCGGCAGCCGACGGTACGCTCGAATGGGCCATCGAGTGGCACGTGGTCACCCTGAAGCAGAGGATCCGGGAGGTGGCTCATGCCTGA
- a CDS encoding RAMP superfamily CRISPR-associated protein, translated as MPDTARSFQVSRYVGLALDPIHVGTGGSRLGRVDLTIVRDPVTRVPKIPGSSLAGVLRAYAAMAQQDKHPNRQVNGKQKPYYPDCAGQGQPKQDGTGGHCGQPDCPICTVFGFARGDAGGFAGLAAFSDAHVLLFPVATREGPVWVTCPDSLRDIIGQPVEADGEAIYREVDGSPLNLGWLMLPVKKLGVWDSITQALKARGVTEEITRALAVVSDKLFSHVVNSNLEVRTSVSIDPGTGAAEEGALFTYEAIPRGTVLSWTVTCRDPKHFRIGNQAVTAVRSPEEVHGVVRRASTYLEHLGIGGMGTRGMGRLRVLQGGAQHIGEAL; from the coding sequence ATGCCTGATACGGCCAGAAGCTTTCAGGTATCTCGGTACGTCGGGTTGGCGCTCGATCCGATTCATGTAGGCACGGGCGGGAGCCGGCTCGGCCGGGTGGACCTCACGATCGTGCGGGATCCGGTGACGCGGGTCCCCAAGATCCCCGGGTCCAGTCTTGCCGGTGTGCTGCGTGCGTACGCCGCGATGGCGCAGCAAGACAAGCATCCCAACCGCCAGGTTAACGGCAAGCAGAAGCCGTACTATCCCGACTGTGCGGGCCAAGGCCAGCCGAAGCAGGACGGAACGGGCGGCCACTGCGGCCAGCCGGACTGTCCGATCTGTACTGTCTTCGGCTTCGCACGCGGGGATGCTGGCGGCTTCGCCGGCCTCGCGGCCTTCAGCGATGCGCACGTCCTGCTCTTTCCCGTGGCGACGCGCGAGGGGCCGGTCTGGGTGACCTGCCCCGACTCTCTGCGTGACATCATTGGACAGCCGGTGGAAGCAGACGGGGAGGCGATCTACCGCGAAGTGGACGGCTCCCCACTGAACCTGGGCTGGCTGATGCTGCCGGTCAAGAAGCTGGGCGTCTGGGACTCGATCACGCAAGCGCTGAAGGCTCGGGGTGTGACCGAGGAGATCACGCGCGCCCTCGCTGTCGTCTCCGACAAGCTTTTCAGCCACGTGGTGAACAGCAACCTCGAGGTGCGCACGTCCGTATCCATCGACCCAGGGACGGGTGCGGCCGAGGAAGGTGCGCTCTTTACCTACGAGGCGATTCCCCGGGGCACTGTACTTTCTTGGACTGTTACCTGTCGAGATCCCAAACACTTCCGGATCGGGAATCAAGCAGTCACTGCAGTAAGGAGCCCTGAGGAGGTCCATGGCGTCGTACGGAGGGCATCTACTTACCTCGAGCATTTGGGTATCGGCGGCATGGGTACGCGGGGCATGGGGCGGCTACGGGTGCTTCAAGGCGGTGCACAGCACATAGGGGAGGCGTTGTGA